Within Crassostrea angulata isolate pt1a10 chromosome 2, ASM2561291v2, whole genome shotgun sequence, the genomic segment AACTTGCCTATTTCAGTGTCCCGAGACAACTGccaaaaaagaataataatattaactagatacgatctcgttacgagtaacgagtaggtcttccttgcgatttctgtttaaaatcataccatgaataatcgatacaatTTTCAGTTATTTATAATAGAGTTTACAAGTGCCTTGGCCCCAAAAAAAGGGGCAGCCccttttattgatttctttgaaaaggtctaaGGAATACtaacagtttttgtttttacgcctatctagaattgttgatcatttttgagatacaaatgattgaatattttaggggcctgccctctagatccttaatggggacgtaaattcgtgttttgataaggggaatcaatttaaagcattaattcaaacattttctcttctacaatgcttaacaaaatatgtctccttttcaagatatattgcgtcaaagtttaagtactttggcccctaaaattccctaattacgtaataaatgggcgtggcaataattttttctgatagatattgttacgatcaacaactttgcttctataatgcattacaacatttttatcgtttttcggttatttgtaatagagtttacaagtgccttggcccctaaaaaagggggccagcccctttttcttgattttgttggagagaaattttgattatctacTTCTTTTGTTATACTtaattcttaacaaaatattaactgataaaaaaatacagatcaaaacgtataaaaattttgaacaataattcgtacccaattttcgggcccaggcgagctccaagaaatggcgccactggcgtaaaacaacataattgtGCACAATTTCAAACTTTAGACTatatattcggaaaatttcatagtcatatctctgatagtttttgagatcagctctgcacaaaataggtcgtaaaaatatacaaaatggccgatgaatcggtaccggaagtgtcgataacaaaaatttaaaaaaacatataaaattcagattacATCTCataatctgtgaaaaaaatggtttaaatcggtccaatagtttttgagaaatcgagtgcacaaaatttggaaaaaaattaagaagaagaagaagaaacagtacgaaaacaataaggtcttccgttggaaacggaagaccttaatacaAAAAACATCCAAAGATTAAGACGTCATTGTAAAGCGTTTCGTTGCCAGTTTATTATAAACACTTTTCAAACGCAattctttgtcattttttttaataatcattttcaaatcatGTTGAATGGTTATTTAGTTTAATTATACATTGAGCTTTTGTTCagtgtttatttcaatttgaaacaaaaatccgCCACTTAGAAGGGGAATATAAATATGATGTCTTTAATCTTTCCGAGCAAttctataatattatatatcatttcCAAAATACCAAAGtaatatttagaaaagaaacaaaagggTTATGGCTTGCATCACTCACTCGATAAGTATGACCATTACTGGCCCAAGTAACCAACTAGCTTTTGGTATTCAGAGAATCAAAAACAACGACAATCTTTCACTTAATTATTAATGGTTCCCTCCCTTGACTTAGtgatttaattgttatttaacATAGACTTTCTTCAGACTACATGCTTTtccatatataattaaatataaccttatattaatatttgttccgacatgtatataaatgttgcCACAGATGTGTACTCCGTGACCTCTAAGGTTGATTATATGAATACACGTACATTATTTATGTATTAGGTAATTAAAAAGCTTCTACTTGATATTACTATAATACCAATATTTCTACTAAATCctgtttttgaaatgaaataaaaaagaaccatACCAATCTAAAAGACaaaaacatagaaaatattcttttaataataatttaaaattatttttttctgtatctgTCCATAACAATTGTATTTTAGTCGCTTGATACGTTTAAATTTTAACAGACAATTATGGTAACGAACAGGCAATACTGATTAAAACAAGTCATGTAActaattttgtcatgaaaaattGAACAGCACACAACACAAAAAACGGAAAACATGCAGGAAAATTATAGGTGAGAcgaaattatcaattattaagAGATGTTTTGGCTTTGAGAGCTTTCGGTTTCATGTCGTAGGACTTTTGCAAAATCTTCTTTTACGACAAAGTGGTGTCTTCTTTTGTTGAATAGTCTGGTCATAATAACACCGAGAGTTGATTGGTCAAACCTGTGACAATCCGAAGGAATCCACCTTTTGGTGCAGTTTATATAAACTTCCGCATTCGGAAAGTCCATGCAACCATATTCAAGAGCACAGCCCACCCATGGCCGCATTATATAATTAAGTGTAAAGTATGTGCGGGAGATAATCACCATACCAGCTTGTATTTCAGGATAATTAAACATGCACTGATCCTCCTTAAAACGCTCAAAAAGCCGCTTTTGAGTTCTGACAGCAATTGAACCGGATCCCTCTAAAACCTGAATTCCGAGGCATTTCGCTTTAACAAAATATGGGTCTGTATTTTCTAATCTTACAGAAGTATCCAGCCACATCACAAAATCAAATTCTTGAAGCATCATTTGGATGATGATCGGTTTCCACGTATATCCAAGTACATTTTTCACGTGTTTAGGGAAGGTATTGAATGGGAATGCTCTAACCTTGCAATTGCACATTTGCCGCACcagttttgaattttctgtCGATAACCCTATGTCGTACACAACGATCATTAACTGTGGGTGCTTtgtttcttgatatattttaagaCTGTTGATAAGCTGTATGAATTCTTGAAAATGATTATCAGACAGAGCCGTCACAAATATAGGAAGCAATTCTTTGCTCCTTCTTGGTGTTGATAGTTTAACGATTCCCTCTCTGTCTAATTGTAAGCATTTTAACAACTTATTTGAATCATTAAATAAATAGTTGTCTACTTTCTGCATATTTTTCCTTAAcactttttcaaagtttttgtcAGAACCTTTGcattcttttaaatctttaatgttttcattgttttgttcCTCATCATAATACATAAGATTAACATTCTCACATTGATCTGGCGTGTCATCTCTCTGATTCAGCACGATAAATAAAGAATTGTTGTTCATGGGTTCTCGAAAGAGAGAATATGCGACGCCAAGTATGTACACACCAACGCATACAGCTACGAAAGAGGTAATAGTAAGCAGCTTTGGTTTAAAGGGGATTCTTTTCATGTtgcaatctaaaaaaaaaaaaaaacaaattacaatctaaatatttttggttTCATCTTTGCTGCCTTTTTAGAAAACTGATATTTCTAAAATCTTTAGCgcaatatttattctttaattatacttctttcttgtttattttagctCTAAAAATTATATGAAGGTATGTTTACGGGAGAACAGCTTGAATTTCGAAACTGTTAAAAGCCCCAAAATTATCACATTTTAAGattatgtttatcaaaagtttAGAATgtccaaaaaaaattgttttttccccaaatcaatgccaatgttataataaatatcGACATGTTATCCATTCATGTTTTTTCTTTGAGTAAGATTTGATTTGTCACCACCGTTAAGGATCCAATGCCACTTAATGCCATGAATATAATTAGTGTTGCGTTTGCAACGCCTACTACTATAAATCATTGCTATTACTGTTGCCATCTCAAACCGCTGATACAATATCGccttttaatgatatatttgtatcattaggcGACACAAATGCACAGCAACCCTTACGTTTGATGAAACCTGCACATATATACACAACCGCAAATACtacaaactcttttttttttattaagcgTTTGTTCCAATTTGTTAATGATACAAAGACAAACAATTGAATGCAAGTCTTTTATGAAATAAAGCCACTTCATTTCGCACAAAGTTGGTTTTTTAACACCTtgtaataattgttttttttgtacGTGATAAAGATTTACAAATAACCTCTATTGTACATGTTACATTAATctacaaaaaagtaaaatatgtgGTACGTCTGTCTACATAAACATCGTAAAACCAACATTACCTGCTGTTTGAAGTAATGGTTGTTTTCTGCTACCTCAGGTTTTTCcaattgaaatataataaaatgtatttaagtcACGGGGaataaaaatcactttgctgtaagcgtcaattcattatcaacgtgttcgctataaccaagCTTTactgtattattattattttttttcaaaagtcacAAAAGATTTCAGACATTCCTGTTTTGCTTCATGTGCACAAAGATTAGTCGCGTTTAGCAGTGGTATACAGACAATATGAAACTGACAAATGCATCAATTGTTTGAAGCTAAACACCTTCGTAACTCTttcaacgaaaaaaaaaacttcctgaAAGCTTAATTAATTTCTATATACATGAACGagaacaaaaaaacccccaaaaaacaaaaacggaGTAATGAATAACtagcaattaaattttaaaaagcggGAATGAATCTACTTCCCTGAAACAATTACGTATGTGTTTTGCCCCAAATGTCTAAAGGATAATCAAAGTTCGTGCGAATTAATGTAATTCTACTTAAAACAGGCAGGAGAGAGGACATTGACTAACACATTACACGTtcaataaatgataataattcaaATCAACAGCTGTTAGCCACTAACATAATTTTGACggataattaatttaaattatatatatttcgcAAACAATAACAAACAGCTGTTTTCTAAGGATATGCGCAATAAggcatttttttctcttcatttacatgtatcaatatcaaAGGGTATCTTCAATGCctgtcatttttttatatgacgGAGATCTGTGTGGAAAACATCATCTTTGAACTTTTACTGCGATCGCATAAGTACTTTTCATGATATTTGGAGAAAACCCAATGTCATACCTAAACGATTTTTGAATGAAGCCGATTTGGTGCGAAATGAAATCTGACGTCACGAGATTAACGCCGCTCTaagaaaaaacaagaaaatcgTAGGGAACTGTTTATTTTCGTGCATAGAAGTGTAAATCTGACTGTTGCCCATCCACTGCATTGCTTGAAGTTGCGTTGGACCTGAAAATTGATATGTTGGTACATTAATCGCTTAAttaactaaagaaaaaaaaaagaaacttat encodes:
- the LOC128171586 gene encoding uncharacterized protein LOC128171586 codes for the protein MKRIPFKPKLLTITSFVAVCVGVYILGVAYSLFREPMNNNSLFIVLNQRDDTPDQCENVNLMYYDEEQNNENIKDLKECKGSDKNFEKVLRKNMQKVDNYLFNDSNKLLKCLQLDREGIVKLSTPRRSKELLPIFVTALSDNHFQEFIQLINSLKIYQETKHPQLMIVVYDIGLSTENSKLVRQMCNCKVRAFPFNTFPKHVKNVLGYTWKPIIIQMMLQEFDFVMWLDTSVRLENTDPYFVKAKCLGIQVLEGSGSIAVRTQKRLFERFKEDQCMFNYPEIQAGMVIISRTYFTLNYIMRPWVGCALEYGCMDFPNAEVYINCTKRWIPSDCHRFDQSTLGVIMTRLFNKRRHHFVVKEDFAKVLRHETESSQSQNIS